A DNA window from Daucus carota subsp. sativus chromosome 3, DH1 v3.0, whole genome shotgun sequence contains the following coding sequences:
- the LOC108211571 gene encoding eukaryotic peptide chain release factor subunit 1-3 — MADAHETDKNIQIWKIKKLIKALEAARGNGTSMISLIMPPRDQISRVTKMLGDEYGTASNIKSRVNRQSVLGAITSAQQRLKLYNKVPPNGLVLYTGTIVTEDGKEKKVTIDFEPFRPINASLYLCDNKFHTEALNELLESDDKFGFIVMDGNGTLFGTLSGNTREVLHKFSVDLPKKHGRGGQSALRFARLRMEKRHNYVRKTAELATQFYINPGTSQPNVSGLILAGSADFKTELSQSDMFDPRLQAKILNVVDVSYGGENGFNQAIELSAEILSNVKFIQEKRLIGKYFEELSQDTGKYVFGVDDTLKALEMGAVEILIVWENLDMNRYVLKNNTTGEIIIKHLNKNQDGVQSNFRDAATNAELEVQEKMSLLEWFANEYKKFGCTLEFVTNKSQEGSQFCRGFGGIGGILRYQLDMRTFDEYPDEEAYDDSE, encoded by the coding sequence ATGGCAGACGCTCATGAAACTGACAAGAACATTCAGATATGGAAGATTAAGAAACTTATAAAGGCTCTGGAAGCTGCACGAGGAAATGGGACTAGTATGATCTCACTTATTATGCCTCCTCGTGATCAGATATCACGTGTCACAAAGATGTTGGGCGATGAATATGGGACGGCTTCAAACATTAAAAGCAGAGTGAATCGCCAGTCAGTTCTTGGTGCAATTACTTCTGCTCAGCAGAGGCTTAAGCTTTACAATAAAGTTCCTCCAAATGGGCTTGTACTTTACACTGGGACAATTGTAACTGAGGATGGTAAGGAAAAGAAAGTTACTATTGACTTCGAGCCATTCAGGCCCATAAACGCTTCTCTTTATCTTTGTGATAACAAGTTTCACACGGAGGCTTTAAATGAACTTTTGGAATCAGATGACAAGTTTGGTTTTATTGTCATGGATGGAAATGGGACCCTTTTTGGTACATTGAGTGGCAATACAAGGGAGGTACTTCACAAGTTCAGTGTTGATCTACCAAAGAAACATGGGAGAGGAGGGCAGTCAGCTTTGCGATTTGCTCGTCTTCGTATGGAAAAGCGTCATAATTATGTTAGGAAGACTGCAGAGCTTGCCACACAATTTTACATAAACCCTGGTACCAGCCAGCCGAATGTCTCCGGACTTATACTTGCGGGATCTGCTGACTTTAAGACGGAGCTCAGTCAGTCGGATATGTTTGATCCTCGTCTCCAGGCAAAAATTCTGAATGTTGTAGATGTTTCGTACGGTGGAGAGAACGGCTTCAATCAGGCAATTGAGTTGTCTGCAGAAATCCTTTCCAATGTCAAGTTCATACAGGAAAAGCGTTTGATAGGAAAGTATTTTGAAGAGCTCAGTCAGGATACTGGAAAATATGTCTTTGGAGTGGATGATACTTTGAAAGCTTTGGAAATGGGTGCCGTTGAGATACTTATTGTGTGGGAAAATTTGGACATGAATAGATATGTCCTTAAAAATAATACAACCGGTGAAATTATAATAAAGCATTTGAACAAAAACCAAGATGGGGTTCAGAGTAACTTTAGAGATGCAGCCACCAATGCTGAACTTGAAGTTCAGGAGAAGATGTCACTTCTTGAGTGGTTTGCCAATGAGTACAAAAAATTTGGTTGCACTCTGGAGTTTGTCACCAACAAATCACAAGAGGGATCCCAATTTTGCAGAGGTTTCGGTGGAATTGGTGGAATTCTTCGCTACCAGCTTGATATGCGAACTTTTGATGAGTACCCTGATGAGGAAGCCTATGATGATTCTGAATAG